The Candidatus Uhrbacteria bacterium genome has a segment encoding these proteins:
- the fusA gene encoding elongation factor G: MPREYSLLDTRNFGIIAHIDAGKTTVSERVLFYTGKKHKIGEVHEGEATMDWMEQEQERGITITSAATTCFWKGKRMNLIDTPGHIDFTIEVQRSLRVLDGAVTVFDGVAGVEPQSETVWRQADKHKVPRLCFVNKLDRMGADFYKDVASIHEKLTKNAYPIQLPIGAEAGFSGIIDLLRMKAEVYLDEMGQKFEEREVPADMLEKAKEYRAKVVEAIAETDENLMNKYLAGEELSLEELKTGLRKAVIASQIYPILCGSALKNKGVQFLLDAVVDYLPSPLDIKEIIAHDVDDENKEVIIHADDSEPFAALAFKVMSDPFVGRLVFFRVYSGKLSSGSYVINAKTGERERISRIVRMHANEREEVSDVYSGEIAAAVGLKATFTGHTLYEESRPLVLESIVIPEPVISIAIEPKTKGDQEKMGFALQKLAEEDPSFRVRTDEETLQTIIAGMGELHLEIIVDRMKREFQVDATVGKPQVAYREAIRNKVENVEGKYVRQSGGRGQYGHAVINLEPNEPGKGYEFIDEIKGGVVPREFIQPINKGIQEATTRGVLAGYQVIDVKVTLVDGSYHDVDSSEAAFKVAGSLAFKEAAMKAGVFLLEPIMKVEVVMPEQFMGDVIGDLNSKRGQIQDMTERSGARVANALVPLSEMFGYSTDLRSMTQGRASYSMEFAHYGEVPNNVAQTVIEGRNKK, encoded by the coding sequence ATGCCCCGCGAATATTCTCTCCTCGACACCCGTAACTTTGGTATCATCGCCCACATCGACGCCGGTAAGACGACGGTCTCCGAGCGCGTGCTTTTCTATACCGGTAAGAAGCACAAGATCGGTGAAGTGCACGAGGGTGAAGCTACGATGGACTGGATGGAGCAGGAGCAGGAGCGCGGTATTACGATTACGTCCGCTGCCACGACCTGTTTTTGGAAGGGCAAGCGCATGAACTTGATCGATACGCCAGGACACATCGACTTTACGATTGAAGTTCAGCGTTCGCTCCGCGTACTCGACGGTGCCGTTACGGTATTTGACGGTGTTGCCGGTGTAGAGCCTCAGTCAGAAACGGTTTGGCGCCAGGCTGACAAGCATAAGGTTCCGCGTTTGTGTTTCGTGAACAAGCTCGACCGCATGGGTGCCGACTTCTACAAGGACGTCGCTTCCATTCACGAGAAGCTCACCAAGAACGCGTATCCGATCCAGCTGCCGATCGGTGCTGAGGCTGGTTTCTCCGGTATTATCGACCTTTTGCGAATGAAAGCAGAAGTGTATTTGGATGAAATGGGCCAGAAGTTTGAGGAGCGCGAAGTTCCGGCTGATATGCTTGAGAAGGCCAAGGAGTATCGCGCCAAGGTTGTAGAAGCGATTGCTGAAACGGATGAGAACTTGATGAACAAGTACCTCGCCGGCGAAGAGCTTTCGCTCGAGGAATTGAAGACGGGTTTGCGCAAGGCGGTTATCGCGAGCCAGATTTATCCGATTTTGTGCGGTTCCGCTTTGAAGAACAAGGGCGTCCAGTTCTTGCTTGACGCGGTTGTCGATTATCTCCCAAGCCCGCTCGACATTAAGGAAATCATCGCGCATGACGTTGATGATGAGAACAAGGAGGTTATTATTCACGCGGATGACAGTGAACCTTTTGCTGCCTTGGCTTTCAAGGTCATGTCGGATCCGTTCGTCGGACGTTTGGTGTTCTTCCGTGTTTACTCTGGTAAATTGTCTTCCGGTTCTTACGTGATCAACGCCAAGACGGGTGAGCGTGAACGTATCTCGCGTATCGTGCGCATGCACGCCAACGAGCGTGAAGAAGTGAGCGACGTGTACTCCGGAGAAATCGCCGCCGCTGTCGGTTTGAAAGCAACCTTTACAGGTCACACCTTGTACGAGGAGTCTCGTCCGCTTGTGCTTGAATCGATTGTGATTCCGGAACCGGTTATCTCGATTGCTATCGAACCAAAGACCAAGGGCGACCAGGAAAAGATGGGCTTTGCTCTTCAGAAGCTTGCAGAAGAAGATCCTTCCTTCCGTGTGCGTACCGATGAAGAAACCCTTCAGACGATTATCGCCGGTATGGGTGAGCTTCACTTGGAAATCATCGTTGACCGCATGAAGCGCGAGTTCCAGGTCGACGCTACGGTTGGCAAGCCTCAGGTTGCGTATCGCGAAGCTATCCGCAACAAGGTTGAGAACGTTGAAGGCAAGTATGTCCGTCAGTCTGGTGGTCGCGGTCAGTATGGTCACGCGGTGATTAATCTTGAACCGAATGAACCGGGCAAGGGCTACGAGTTTATCGATGAGATCAAGGGCGGAGTTGTTCCGCGCGAATTTATCCAGCCAATCAACAAGGGTATTCAGGAAGCGACCACGCGCGGCGTGCTCGCTGGTTACCAGGTGATCGATGTGAAGGTTACGCTCGTCGATGGTTCGTACCACGACGTTGACTCTTCGGAAGCTGCCTTTAAGGTCGCTGGTTCGCTCGCTTTCAAAGAGGCTGCGATGAAGGCTGGTGTCTTCTTGCTTGAGCCGATTATGAAGGTGGAAGTCGTGATGCCGGAACAGTTCATGGGAGATGTTATCGGTGACCTCAACTCCAAGCGCGGACAGATCCAGGACATGACGGAGCGCTCGGGTGCTCGTGTCGCTAACGCCTTGGTACCGCTGTCTGAAATGTTCGGCTACTCGACGGATCTCCGTTCGATGACGCAGGGCCGTGCTAGCTACTCGATGGAATTTGCCCACTACGGTGA